In Pseudomonas nunensis, a single window of DNA contains:
- a CDS encoding DUF3077 domain-containing protein, protein MTQATTKSTSFAPCDHVDHHLFAVQPGIPLLDALEHASVYLSCAEALAHQAPHATRPEHIATLRWASKQMLGTASSLLQASIDGMHAAQTGGEA, encoded by the coding sequence ATGACGCAAGCAACCACAAAATCCACCTCCTTCGCCCCCTGCGATCACGTCGACCATCACCTCTTCGCCGTCCAACCCGGCATCCCCCTGCTCGACGCCTTGGAACACGCCTCGGTCTACCTCAGTTGCGCCGAAGCCCTCGCCCATCAAGCCCCTCACGCCACCCGCCCGGAACACATCGCGACGTTACGCTGGGCCAGCAAACAGATGCTCGGCACCGCAAGTTCATTGTTGCAGGCCTCCATCGACGGCATGCACGCGGCGCAAACGGGAGGTGAGGCATGA
- a CDS encoding polyurethanase produces MGVYDYKNFSTAESKALFSDAMAITLYSYHNLDNGFAAGYQHNGFGLGLPATLITALIGGTDSQGVIPGVPWNPDSEKLALDAVKKAGWTPITASQLGYDGKTDARGTFYGEKAGYTSAQVEILGKYDAQGHLTELGIAFRGTSGPREILIGDSIGDAINDLLAALGPKDYAKNYAGEAFGKLFGNLAAFASAHGLSGKDVLVSGHSLGGLAVNSLADLSTDKWSGFYKDSNYIAYASPTQSSTDKVLNVGYENDPVFRALDGSTFNLASVGVHDGAKASTTDNIVSFNDHYASTAWNVLPFSILNIPTWISHLPTAYGDGMNRVIESKFYDLTSKDSTIIVANLSDPAKANTWVQDLNRNAETHKGSTFIIGSDGNDLIQGGKGNDYLEGRDGNDTFRDGGGYNIVLGGKGSNVLDLQQSVKNFVFANDGVGNLYVKDANGGISITRDIGNIITKEPAFLWGVFKDDVTHSVTADGLKVGNNLTQYASTVKGGAGADTLTAHASGDWLFGLDGNDHLIGGKGNDVFVGGAGNDLMESGGGVNTFLFTGGFGQDKVIGYQASDKLVFLGVQGVAPNDDYRAHATAVGHDTVLTFGGDSVTLVGVGLESLSGSGIVIA; encoded by the coding sequence ATGGGTGTTTACGATTACAAAAACTTCAGCACCGCAGAATCCAAGGCGTTGTTCAGCGACGCCATGGCCATCACGCTGTACTCCTATCACAACCTCGATAACGGCTTTGCGGCCGGTTATCAGCACAACGGCTTCGGCCTCGGGTTGCCGGCGACGCTGATCACCGCGCTGATCGGTGGCACCGATTCCCAGGGCGTCATTCCCGGCGTGCCGTGGAATCCGGATTCCGAAAAACTCGCACTGGACGCCGTGAAAAAGGCCGGCTGGACGCCGATCACCGCCTCGCAACTGGGCTATGACGGCAAGACCGACGCACGCGGAACCTTCTACGGCGAGAAGGCTGGCTACACCAGCGCGCAGGTCGAGATCCTCGGCAAATACGACGCCCAAGGTCATCTTACGGAGCTTGGCATCGCCTTTCGTGGCACCAGCGGCCCACGGGAAATCCTGATCGGCGACTCCATCGGCGACGCGATCAATGATCTGCTGGCCGCATTGGGGCCCAAGGATTATGCGAAGAACTACGCCGGTGAAGCCTTTGGCAAACTGTTCGGCAATCTGGCGGCGTTTGCCAGTGCCCATGGCCTGTCAGGCAAAGACGTGCTGGTCAGCGGCCACAGCCTCGGCGGCTTGGCGGTCAACAGCCTGGCGGATTTGAGCACGGACAAATGGTCGGGTTTCTACAAGGATTCGAACTACATCGCCTACGCCTCGCCAACCCAAAGCAGCACCGACAAAGTGTTGAACGTCGGCTACGAAAACGATCCGGTGTTCCGCGCTCTCGACGGCTCGACCTTCAACCTCGCGTCCGTGGGCGTGCATGACGGCGCCAAGGCCTCGACCACCGACAACATCGTCAGCTTCAACGATCACTACGCCTCGACCGCATGGAACGTGCTGCCGTTTTCCATCCTGAACATTCCGACCTGGATCTCCCACTTGCCGACCGCTTACGGCGATGGCATGAACCGGGTGATCGAGTCGAAGTTCTACGACCTCACCAGCAAAGACTCGACCATCATCGTCGCCAATCTTTCGGACCCGGCAAAGGCCAACACTTGGGTTCAGGACCTGAACCGCAACGCCGAAACCCACAAGGGCAGCACCTTCATCATCGGCAGCGACGGCAATGACCTGATCCAGGGCGGGAAGGGCAACGACTACCTCGAAGGCCGGGATGGCAACGACACCTTCCGCGACGGTGGCGGCTACAACATCGTGCTGGGCGGCAAGGGCAGCAACGTGCTGGATTTGCAGCAGTCGGTGAAAAACTTCGTGTTCGCCAATGACGGCGTCGGCAACCTCTACGTCAAGGATGCCAACGGCGGGATCAGCATCACCCGCGACATCGGCAACATCATCACCAAGGAACCGGCGTTCCTGTGGGGCGTGTTCAAGGACGACGTGACCCACAGCGTCACGGCGGATGGCCTGAAGGTCGGCAACAACCTGACCCAATACGCCTCGACGGTGAAGGGCGGCGCGGGTGCCGACACGCTCACGGCGCATGCCAGCGGCGACTGGCTGTTTGGCCTGGACGGCAACGACCATTTGATCGGCGGCAAGGGCAACGACGTGTTTGTTGGCGGCGCGGGCAATGACCTGATGGAGTCGGGAGGCGGGGTCAATACGTTCCTGTTCACTGGCGGGTTTGGTCAGGACAAGGTGATTGGCTATCAGGCCAGCGACAAACTGGTGTTTCTCGGCGTTCAAGGCGTGGCGCCGAACGATGATTACCGGGCGCATGCCACGGCGGTCGGGCATGACACGGTGCTGACGTTTGGCGGGGATTCGGTGACGTTGGTGGGGGTTGGGTTGGAGAGTTTGTCTGGCTCCGGCATCGTCATCGCCTGA
- a CDS encoding polyurethanase has translation MGLFDYKNAGGAAGKALYSDAIALTLYAYTPTGKPLPATAWAPIGATALGYQGKVSAQGSFFGEKDGFTSAEAEVLGKYDAAGKLIGIGVAFRGTGGLGYSDTFGDIKNNLLAAIGPVDYAKNYAKNAFDTLLKDVAAFAIAHGVGAKDVLISGHSLGGLGVNSVAELSGDNWGGFFKQANYVAFASPTQSVSTNVLNIGYENDPVFRALDGTTFSTGSVGKHDGYQASATNNIVNFNDHYASTAQNLVPFSILNPMSWSAHGSLGYADGLNRVIDSKFYDLTSKDSTLIVSNLAVDSRGKTWVEDLGRSGEPHIGSTFIIGTDSNDLLKGGAGNDFIEGRDGNDRFRDDGGYNILLGGKGSNTFELQKPLQNFSFANDGDGTLYVRDAYGGISLTRDIGAIVSKEPGSWLGSKDVSYNVTANGLLNGSELTHYNHSLNGDAYGNTLAATVDGDWLFGNAGDDLLRSDKSHVTFVGGAGNDVMHANGGNNTFLFSGAFGFDAINGYQGSDKLVFMGVQGAGQGYDYKQNATQSGHDTVLKIGDFAVTLVGVGLDNLSTSSFTFA, from the coding sequence ATGGGACTGTTTGATTACAAAAATGCCGGCGGTGCCGCCGGCAAGGCGTTGTACAGCGATGCCATCGCCCTGACGCTTTATGCCTACACGCCGACGGGCAAGCCATTGCCCGCTACCGCTTGGGCGCCGATTGGCGCGACGGCGCTGGGTTATCAAGGCAAGGTCAGTGCGCAAGGTTCGTTCTTTGGCGAGAAGGACGGCTTCACCAGCGCTGAAGCCGAAGTGCTCGGCAAGTACGACGCGGCCGGCAAGCTGATTGGCATCGGCGTGGCGTTTCGCGGCACCGGTGGCCTGGGCTACAGCGACACCTTCGGCGACATCAAGAACAACCTGCTGGCCGCCATCGGCCCGGTGGATTACGCGAAGAACTACGCGAAAAACGCCTTCGACACCTTGCTCAAGGACGTCGCCGCATTCGCCATCGCCCACGGTGTGGGTGCCAAGGACGTGTTGATCAGCGGCCATAGTCTCGGCGGCCTCGGCGTCAACAGCGTGGCAGAGTTGAGCGGCGACAACTGGGGCGGTTTCTTCAAGCAGGCCAACTACGTGGCCTTCGCTTCGCCAACCCAAAGCGTCTCCACCAACGTGCTCAACATCGGCTACGAAAACGATCCGGTGTTCCGCGCGCTGGATGGCACCACGTTCAGCACTGGTTCGGTGGGCAAGCACGATGGTTATCAGGCGTCGGCGACCAACAACATCGTCAACTTCAATGACCATTACGCCTCCACCGCGCAAAACCTGGTGCCGTTCAGCATCCTCAACCCGATGAGCTGGTCGGCGCATGGTTCGCTGGGTTACGCCGATGGCTTGAACCGGGTGATCGACTCGAAGTTCTACGACCTGACCAGCAAGGACTCGACGCTGATCGTTTCCAACCTGGCGGTCGATTCCCGGGGTAAAACCTGGGTCGAGGACCTCGGCCGCAGCGGCGAGCCGCACATCGGCAGCACCTTCATTATCGGCACCGACAGCAACGACTTGCTCAAGGGTGGCGCCGGCAATGACTTCATTGAGGGCAGGGACGGCAACGACCGCTTCCGCGATGACGGCGGCTACAACATCCTGCTCGGCGGCAAGGGCAGTAACACTTTCGAGCTGCAAAAGCCGTTGCAGAACTTCAGCTTTGCCAACGATGGCGACGGCACCCTGTATGTGCGCGACGCCTACGGCGGCATCAGCCTGACCCGCGACATTGGCGCGATAGTCAGCAAGGAGCCAGGCTCGTGGTTGGGCAGCAAGGACGTCAGTTACAACGTCACGGCCAACGGCTTGCTCAATGGCAGCGAGCTGACCCACTACAACCATTCGCTCAACGGTGATGCCTATGGCAACACCCTGGCGGCCACCGTCGATGGCGACTGGTTGTTCGGCAATGCCGGCGATGACCTGCTGCGCAGCGACAAGAGTCACGTCACCTTCGTCGGTGGCGCGGGCAATGACGTGATGCATGCCAATGGCGGCAACAACACCTTCCTGTTCAGCGGCGCCTTCGGTTTCGACGCGATCAATGGCTACCAGGGCAGCGACAAACTGGTGTTCATGGGCGTGCAGGGCGCAGGGCAGGGCTATGACTACAAGCAAAATGCGACCCAGTCCGGCCACGACACCGTGCTCAAGATTGGCGATTTTGCCGTGACCCTGGTCGGCGTCGGGTTGGATAACCTGTCCACCTCAAGTTTTACCTTTGCATAA